The DNA segment GCGGAGGCTTCCGACACGACGGTGCGCAGCTTCGCCAGCATCTGCTCGAGGGCGATGCCGAGCCCGTCCTTGTCCGAGAGCCGCTTCGCCTCGATGGTCAGGTCGCCGTCGGCGATCGCGGTCGCGACGTCGGCGACGGCCCGCAGGTTCGTGGTCATCGCGCGGAGATTGGCCTGCACCTCGCTGCTGAGACCGCCGTAATCCTTCGACAGCGACTTGGAGAAGTCGCCGACCGAGGCGGCCGCCAGAACCTCGGAGATCTCCCGGAAGGCCTGCTCGACCGCGAGCGCGGTGCCCTGGATCTGCCCGACCTCGTCGCGCCGCCCGGTATCGAGCGGGGTCGCGAGGTCGGCAAGCTTGGCGCTGACCCGGTTCACGGGCCTCGCCACGGTGCGGATCAGCATGAAGGCGATGCCGGCCACGATCAGCAGGGTGGCCAGGATGCCGAACACGATCATCTGCGTCGTCGTGTCGAAGGCGGCATCCTGCGCGTTGCGCCGCGTCTGCATCAGGGCGTTCTCGGTGCCGATCACCTCGGCGACCTTGGCGCGCAGGCCGTCCATCGCCTCCTTGCCGGCGCCGGCGCCGGCGATCTCGGTCTGCCGGGCGGCGTCGCGCGTCTCGGCATTGGCCATCAGGGCGATGCCCTTCTCGGCCACGCCGTTATGCCACGCTTCCGCCAGCCGGTGGACCGCCTCGAGCCGCTCCTGCTGGGCCGGGTTGTCGGCCGTCAGGGTCTTGGCCCGGCGCCAGGCGTCGTTGAAGGTCTCCCAGCCCCTCTGGTAGGGAGCGAGGAACTTCGGGTCGCCGGACAGGAGGAAGCCGCGGTAGCCGGTTTCCTGGTCGACCATCCCGGAGAGCGCGCGGTTGGTCGCGTCGATCACCTGAATCGTGTGATCCGACCAGTTGACCGCCTGCCGGATCTCCGACGACTTCCAGTGCACGACGGCGTTCACGCCCAGCTCGACGGCCAGCATCACGGTGAAGGTGAGGGCCAACTTTCGAGGCATCGAAATATTGTCGAACATGCTCATCGAAGAAACCTTCCCATGATCGGGTCGCAGAGGAATGATCGGTGCGCGGACCTCCCGTGGAACGGCCCGGCCGGGAGTGGGGACTGTGGGTGATCAGAACTTGCGGTCTGGGCTCGACGACGATCCGGGCGGATCGCCCGGAATGCCCGTCCGGGCAGGGGCGGAGAGATCGATGGATCTCGATCGCGTCCGTCCGGACGGGGGGCGGCAAGCCGGGCCTGCCGCCGGCTCGCATCAGGCGACGCGGGTGAAGTCGGCGTCGCGCGCGTCGCCCTCGCTCATGTCGAGGGAAAAGCCGCCTC comes from the Methylobacterium currus genome and includes:
- a CDS encoding methyl-accepting chemotaxis protein yields the protein MPRKLALTFTVMLAVELGVNAVVHWKSSEIRQAVNWSDHTIQVIDATNRALSGMVDQETGYRGFLLSGDPKFLAPYQRGWETFNDAWRRAKTLTADNPAQQERLEAVHRLAEAWHNGVAEKGIALMANAETRDAARQTEIAGAGAGKEAMDGLRAKVAEVIGTENALMQTRRNAQDAAFDTTTQMIVFGILATLLIVAGIAFMLIRTVARPVNRVSAKLADLATPLDTGRRDEVGQIQGTALAVEQAFREISEVLAAASVGDFSKSLSKDYGGLSSEVQANLRAMTTNLRAVADVATAIADGDLTIEAKRLSDKDGLGIALEQMLAKLRTVVSEASAAASNVSAGSQELSASAEQLSQGSTEQAASTEEASASMEEMAANVKQNAENAGQTETIARQSAKDAEASGVAVGRAVEAMQTIAQKITIVQEIARQTDLLALNAAVEAARAGEHGRGFAVVASEVRKLAERSQAAAAEIGTLSIDTVKAAQAAGDMLGRLVPDIKRTASLVEEISAACREQDVGSGQINQAIQQLDKVTQQNASASEQVSATSEELAAQAEMLQATIAYFRINGATAPAAGPQQVHGRVDGAVSQLRATAARMAAPSAAVKSPSRAAARSAAKPKANGLHGSGFAFDMSAAEDVRDQEFKRA